From Paenibacillus graminis, a single genomic window includes:
- a CDS encoding DinB family protein, translated as MQTFFRYNWMVREEWYKWCEDLPEEELLKPRIGGVGGILKTLFHIADVEWSWIMVMQGKPDFQEDFAGFSSLEKVRELDARFRPEVESFVLGWNEGLERKTFADTKKDGSVVTYAWGEIMRHVIAHEIHHIGQLSVWAREAGKQPPSANVIGKGLMDSLPGRA; from the coding sequence ATGCAGACGTTTTTTCGCTATAACTGGATGGTTCGAGAAGAGTGGTATAAGTGGTGTGAAGATTTGCCGGAGGAGGAGCTGCTGAAGCCGCGTATTGGCGGGGTTGGCGGAATTCTGAAGACTCTGTTTCATATTGCCGATGTGGAGTGGAGCTGGATTATGGTGATGCAGGGCAAACCTGATTTTCAGGAGGATTTTGCCGGGTTCAGCAGCCTGGAGAAGGTAAGGGAGCTGGATGCGCGCTTCCGGCCGGAGGTGGAGTCCTTTGTACTGGGCTGGAACGAGGGTCTGGAGCGGAAGACTTTTGCCGACACAAAAAAGGATGGATCCGTGGTAACCTATGCCTGGGGCGAGATTATGCGACATGTGATTGCCCACGAAATTCATCATATCGGGCAGCTCTCGGTATGGGCCAGAGAAGCCGGCAAGCAGCCGCCTTCCGCCAATGTAATTGGCAAGGGGCTTATGGACAGTCTGCCTGGCAGGGCGTAA
- a CDS encoding ABC transporter permease: protein MNFRSTCRACSSLFRIRMAEGLQYRASAISGVFVSVFWGLIECVLFTVFYTYSDNGAWNNNGLALSQTISYVWLAQGLFVLQTMSIDSEIMSKINNGDVGVELCRPLNLYTHWFVKSSAGKLGTSWLRSLATILTGFLMPAGYALGAPASVLGFACFLLSAVMAFVLCSSFAMFVTAIRLNITWGDGPTYMLLLFSGILSGTYLPLRLWPDFMQTFLYLQPFGGFADIPVQLYVGSLTPSAALPAIGLQFFWSAVFIASGRTIMDHKLKSIIVQGG, encoded by the coding sequence ATGAATTTCCGAAGTACCTGCAGGGCTTGCAGCTCCCTTTTCCGCATACGAATGGCTGAAGGACTGCAATACCGCGCTTCCGCCATATCCGGCGTGTTCGTCAGCGTCTTCTGGGGCCTTATTGAGTGCGTCCTGTTCACCGTGTTCTATACATACAGCGATAACGGGGCCTGGAATAACAACGGGCTTGCCTTATCGCAAACCATATCCTATGTGTGGCTGGCCCAAGGGCTGTTTGTGCTGCAAACGATGAGCATTGACAGTGAGATTATGAGCAAAATCAACAACGGCGATGTCGGAGTCGAGCTGTGCCGCCCCCTGAATCTGTACACACACTGGTTCGTCAAAAGCTCGGCAGGCAAGCTGGGAACCTCATGGCTCCGCAGCCTTGCCACAATCCTGACCGGTTTTCTGATGCCTGCGGGCTACGCACTCGGTGCTCCGGCTTCCGTTCTTGGCTTTGCCTGTTTTCTGCTGTCTGCCGTGATGGCCTTTGTGCTGTGCTCCTCTTTTGCCATGTTCGTGACGGCGATACGGTTAAATATCACCTGGGGCGACGGGCCTACTTATATGCTGCTGCTGTTCAGCGGAATCCTGTCGGGCACTTATCTTCCGCTCCGTCTCTGGCCTGACTTCATGCAGACCTTTCTCTATCTCCAGCCGTTTGGCGGGTTTGCGGATATCCCGGTTCAGCTGTATGTCGGCAGTCTAACGCCATCCGCTGCACTGCCTGCCATTGGCCTGCAGTTCTTTTGGAGTGCAGTCTTTATCGCTTCCGGACGAACCATCATGGACCATAAACTCAAAAGCATTATCGTACAAGGAGGGTGA
- a CDS encoding ABC transporter ATP-binding protein: MQIVLKDIRKTFKVYKRPEGRWGLLRGAFMRNVAQVEALAGIGFEIAEGELVGYIGPNGAGKSTTVKVMSGILTPDNGECTIMGSVPWKNRVEHVSKIGVVFGQRSQLWWDVPVADSFDVLKDIYAIRAGDYKTRLAELTETLGVEALLKTPVRQLSLGQRMRCELVAALLHRPAILFLDEPTIGLDAVSKLALRTFLKEENRKYGVTMVLTTHDMDDIEALCERVMVIGHGQLLYDGRLGGLQEKYAPEVITKVNTDAMIAAMYNDLSLV, encoded by the coding sequence ATGCAAATTGTACTCAAGGATATCCGTAAAACCTTTAAGGTGTATAAACGGCCTGAAGGAAGATGGGGGCTGCTGAGAGGGGCTTTTATGCGCAATGTGGCGCAAGTGGAAGCGCTGGCTGGAATCGGCTTTGAGATTGCGGAAGGCGAGCTTGTCGGATACATCGGGCCCAACGGTGCGGGCAAATCTACTACGGTCAAGGTGATGAGCGGCATCCTCACACCCGACAACGGCGAATGCACCATTATGGGCAGCGTTCCTTGGAAGAACCGAGTGGAGCATGTCTCCAAGATCGGCGTCGTGTTCGGGCAGCGGTCCCAGCTGTGGTGGGATGTGCCGGTGGCGGACTCTTTTGACGTGCTGAAGGATATTTACGCCATAAGAGCCGGGGATTATAAAACAAGACTTGCGGAGTTAACGGAGACCCTTGGTGTGGAAGCGCTCTTAAAAACACCTGTCAGACAGCTGTCACTGGGGCAGCGGATGCGCTGCGAGCTGGTAGCCGCCCTTCTGCACCGGCCCGCGATCCTCTTCCTGGATGAGCCGACCATCGGACTCGATGCGGTATCCAAGCTCGCCCTGCGCACCTTTTTGAAAGAGGAAAACCGCAAATACGGGGTAACCATGGTTTTGACCACCCATGATATGGACGACATTGAAGCGCTCTGCGAGCGGGTGATGGTCATCGGGCATGGACAGCTGCTGTATGACGGACGGCTTGGCGGCCTGCAAGAGAAATATGCTCCCGAGGTAATTACGAAGGTAAATACGGATGCTATGATTGCTGCCATGTATAATGACCTGTCACTGGTTTAA